A genomic region of Methyloceanibacter stevinii contains the following coding sequences:
- the era gene encoding GTPase Era, whose protein sequence is MTDTTDTPTRCGFVALIGAPNSGKSTLTNALVGAKVSIVTHKAQTTRGPVRGIVLAGDAQVILVDTPGIFQPKRRLDRAMAQAAWERAGDADIVALVVDAARGLDEKLEPIVEQLPELNRPVIAVLNKIDLVKKPDLLKLTSELLGLKAFAEIFMVSALTGDGVDDLRAYLAGAVPEGPWLFPEDQLSDASLRQTAAEITREKLFLRLHEELPYALTVETTDWKVLKDESVRIEQTIFVERESQRRIVLGAKGQMIKEIGQASREDIAEIAGVPVHLFLFVKVRERWGEDPERFREMGLDYPKK, encoded by the coding sequence ATGACTGACACCACAGACACCCCAACGCGCTGCGGCTTCGTCGCCCTGATCGGCGCGCCCAATAGCGGCAAGTCCACACTGACCAACGCGCTTGTCGGCGCGAAGGTGTCGATCGTCACCCACAAGGCGCAGACGACGCGCGGCCCCGTACGCGGCATCGTGCTCGCAGGCGATGCGCAAGTCATTCTGGTGGATACGCCCGGTATCTTTCAGCCCAAGCGCCGGCTCGATCGCGCTATGGCGCAAGCGGCCTGGGAACGGGCAGGGGATGCGGACATCGTTGCCCTCGTGGTGGATGCGGCGCGCGGACTGGACGAGAAGCTGGAACCCATTGTCGAGCAGCTCCCTGAGCTGAACCGTCCCGTGATCGCGGTGCTCAACAAGATCGATCTCGTGAAGAAGCCGGACCTCTTGAAGCTGACATCCGAGCTTCTGGGTCTCAAGGCGTTTGCGGAGATCTTCATGGTGTCGGCGCTGACGGGCGATGGCGTCGACGACCTTCGGGCCTACCTGGCGGGCGCCGTTCCCGAAGGACCGTGGCTGTTCCCGGAAGACCAGCTTTCCGATGCCTCGCTCCGGCAGACCGCCGCCGAGATTACGCGCGAGAAGCTGTTCCTGCGCCTCCACGAAGAACTGCCTTATGCGCTGACGGTCGAAACGACGGACTGGAAGGTGCTCAAGGATGAGAGCGTGCGCATCGAGCAGACCATCTTCGTCGAGCGCGAAAGCCAGCGCCGCATCGTACTCGGCGCCAAGGGACAGATGATCAAGGAAATCGGCCAGGCCTCGCGCGAGGACATTGCCGAGATCGCCGGCGTGCCCGTGCATCTGTTCCTGTTCGTGAAGGTACGCGAGCGCTGGGGCGAAGATCCCGAGCGCTTCCGCGAGATGGGTCTCGACTATCCCAAGAAATAG
- a CDS encoding NYN domain-containing protein, producing the protein MHFYPTERIALFIDGANLYAASKTLSFDIDYKRLLALFRSKGQLVRALYYTALAEDQEYSSIRPLIDWLDYNGYTMVTKPTKEFVDATGRRKVKGNMDIELAVDAMELAEHLDHLVIFSGDGDFRSLVESLQHKGKRVSVISSLSTNPPMVADELRRQADQFIDLVDLQHDIGRTSNDRSQRRRPDNESESTEAYDPSDLVET; encoded by the coding sequence ATGCACTTCTATCCAACGGAACGGATTGCTTTGTTTATCGACGGCGCGAATCTGTACGCCGCTTCAAAGACCCTTTCGTTCGATATCGATTACAAGCGGCTGCTGGCGCTGTTCCGCTCCAAAGGACAGCTTGTGCGCGCGCTGTACTACACGGCCCTGGCCGAAGATCAGGAGTATTCCTCGATACGTCCGCTGATCGATTGGCTCGACTACAACGGCTACACCATGGTCACGAAACCGACCAAGGAGTTCGTCGACGCCACGGGGCGGCGCAAGGTCAAAGGCAATATGGACATCGAGCTTGCCGTCGATGCCATGGAGCTCGCCGAGCATCTGGACCACCTGGTGATCTTCTCGGGCGACGGCGACTTTCGCTCGCTCGTCGAATCGCTTCAGCACAAGGGCAAGCGCGTCAGTGTGATCTCGTCGCTCTCGACCAATCCACCCATGGTCGCGGATGAGTTGCGCCGTCAGGCGGATCAATTCATCGACCTTGTCGACCTGCAGCACGACATTGGCCGCACATCAAACGATCGCTCGCAGCGGCGCCGGCCGGACAACGAGTCGGAATCCACGGAAGCCTACGACCCGTCCGATCTCGTCGAGACCTGA
- the rnc gene encoding ribonuclease III, which produces MAKRRISDVGVLAERIGHSFNKPALLTLALTHASARPGSKPNEDNERLEFLGDRVLGLSIAQLLSERYPEASEGELARWFNHLVRTETCAEAGQSWQLGDFILMSGGEAGSGGRRKKTILANACEAVLGAVFSDAGYDAARELVWRTWAPYLAELKEAAPDAKSVLQEWAQGRQLPLPNYIEVSREGPDHAPLFTAEVHVEGVAPERGEGLNKRAAEQAAALAMLLREGVWQASAND; this is translated from the coding sequence GTGGCCAAGCGGCGCATCTCGGATGTCGGTGTCCTAGCCGAGCGCATCGGACACAGTTTCAACAAGCCCGCGCTGCTGACCTTGGCGCTGACTCATGCAAGTGCGCGCCCCGGCTCCAAGCCCAACGAAGACAACGAGCGTCTCGAGTTTCTCGGCGACCGCGTGCTGGGCCTGTCGATCGCGCAGTTGCTGTCGGAACGCTATCCGGAAGCCAGCGAAGGCGAATTGGCGCGATGGTTCAACCATCTCGTCCGGACGGAGACCTGCGCCGAAGCAGGCCAAAGCTGGCAGTTGGGCGATTTCATCTTGATGAGCGGCGGCGAAGCGGGTTCCGGCGGACGGCGCAAGAAGACGATCCTCGCCAATGCGTGCGAGGCGGTTCTGGGTGCGGTGTTCTCCGACGCGGGCTATGACGCGGCGCGCGAGCTTGTCTGGCGCACCTGGGCGCCGTATCTCGCCGAACTGAAGGAGGCCGCGCCGGACGCAAAGTCGGTCCTGCAGGAATGGGCGCAAGGGCGTCAGCTGCCGCTTCCGAACTATATCGAGGTCTCGCGCGAAGGCCCCGACCATGCGCCGCTCTTCACGGCGGAGGTCCACGTGGAGGGGGTGGCGCCCGAACGCGGCGAAGGCTTGAACAAGCGCGCGGCGGAGCAAGCCGCGGCGCTGGCGATGCTCCTGCGGGAAGGTGTCTGGCAGGCTTCCGCCAATGACTGA
- a CDS encoding DUF2062 domain-containing protein, giving the protein MLFKRREAESWLNRVRVSLWPRRSWGRSTRYVVHRVRRLSATRTAVALGFAAGVFISATPFIGFHMILSATLAWIVGGSIVAALLGTFIGNPLTYPLFWVSSYEVGSLMLGRGENKVELDLSAGIFQTEQIWTLLKPMTLGSIPIGIVLGLLSYALVRPAVNAYQHRRRDLRSANEVV; this is encoded by the coding sequence ATGCTGTTCAAGCGCCGCGAGGCGGAAAGTTGGCTGAACCGGGTACGGGTGTCGCTGTGGCCGCGCCGCAGTTGGGGCCGCTCAACGCGCTACGTGGTGCACCGGGTGCGCCGCTTGAGCGCGACGCGCACGGCCGTCGCCTTGGGCTTCGCCGCGGGCGTCTTTATCTCGGCCACGCCGTTTATCGGTTTTCACATGATCCTGTCGGCCACGCTCGCGTGGATCGTCGGCGGCAGTATCGTCGCCGCGCTTCTCGGCACCTTCATCGGCAATCCGCTGACCTATCCGCTGTTCTGGGTCAGCAGCTACGAAGTGGGCTCGCTCATGTTGGGTCGGGGCGAGAACAAGGTCGAACTCGATCTTTCCGCCGGCATCTTTCAGACCGAGCAGATCTGGACGCTTCTGAAACCGATGACCCTCGGCTCGATTCCCATCGGCATTGTGCTTGGCCTCCTAAGCTATGCCTTGGTGAGGCCGGCCGTGAACGCCTACCAGCATCGGCGCCGCGATCTTCGCTCCGCAAACGAAGTCGTGTGA
- the folK gene encoding 2-amino-4-hydroxy-6-hydroxymethyldihydropteridine diphosphokinase, with product MGANYPGPWGPPSETINRALRALDEKGVSLLKVSNFYETAAVGRAGQPPYVNAVALIETAMPPEALLRRLKQIERAAGRRGGSPWGPRSLDLDILDFKGRVRNWQGAAPRFARAGPRPLVLPHPWIEKRPFVLRPLLDVAPNWRHPVTKKSAQELWRRVAQGWEGQVLRTLAPETRLATGA from the coding sequence ATGGGGGCAAACTATCCCGGCCCGTGGGGTCCGCCGTCCGAGACGATCAATCGGGCGCTGCGCGCACTCGACGAGAAGGGGGTTTCGCTCCTGAAGGTCTCGAACTTCTACGAGACGGCGGCCGTGGGCCGCGCGGGCCAGCCGCCCTATGTGAACGCGGTCGCGCTGATCGAGACGGCGATGCCCCCGGAGGCCTTGCTCCGCCGCCTGAAGCAGATCGAGCGCGCCGCCGGCCGCAGAGGCGGAAGCCCTTGGGGTCCTCGGAGCCTCGATCTGGATATTCTGGACTTCAAGGGTCGCGTCCGGAACTGGCAGGGGGCCGCGCCGCGATTCGCCCGGGCGGGGCCGCGCCCCTTGGTTTTGCCCCATCCTTGGATTGAAAAGAGGCCGTTCGTCCTGCGGCCGCTCCTGGATGTGGCGCCGAATTGGCGCCATCCGGTGACTAAGAAGTCGGCTCAGGAACTGTGGCGCCGTGTCGCGCAAGGCTGGGAAGGGCAGGTTCTGAGGACCTTGGCTCCCGAGACACGACTTGCCACGGGCGCCTGA
- the recO gene encoding DNA repair protein RecO yields the protein MDWSDEGIFLSGKPLGEANLIAEVLTLEHGRHLGLVRGGRSRRIRPTLQPGNLVRVTWRARLAEHLGGYNVELMEAHGARALDDPRALAAIGMLGEFVKLLPERDPHPELYATTLHVLRSFAEPDIWPALLVYWEMQLLQEIGFGLDLTSCAATGSTEELIYVSPKSGRAVSREAGTPYADKMLPLPQFLIDSSASLAPTDVVAGFGLTGFFLERDALAPHGLKFPDARNRLLDLLRREPHAA from the coding sequence ATGGACTGGAGCGACGAAGGCATCTTCCTGAGCGGCAAGCCACTTGGCGAGGCCAACCTCATCGCCGAGGTGTTGACGCTCGAGCATGGCCGCCATCTCGGCCTGGTGCGCGGAGGGCGCTCCCGCCGCATTCGCCCGACGCTCCAACCCGGCAACCTCGTCCGCGTCACTTGGCGCGCGCGTCTTGCCGAGCATCTCGGCGGTTATAATGTCGAACTGATGGAGGCCCACGGGGCACGCGCGCTCGACGACCCGCGCGCGCTTGCGGCGATCGGCATGCTCGGTGAGTTCGTGAAGCTCCTGCCCGAACGGGACCCGCACCCGGAGCTCTACGCCACGACGCTGCATGTGCTGCGGTCCTTCGCCGAGCCCGATATCTGGCCGGCGCTGCTCGTGTACTGGGAGATGCAGCTGCTCCAGGAGATCGGTTTCGGTCTCGACCTCACGTCCTGTGCCGCGACGGGGAGCACGGAGGAGCTTATCTACGTGTCGCCGAAATCGGGGCGGGCGGTCAGCCGCGAGGCCGGCACTCCCTACGCGGACAAGATGCTGCCGCTGCCGCAATTTCTGATCGACAGTTCCGCCTCGCTCGCCCCCACCGACGTCGTCGCGGGCTTCGGGCTCACCGGCTTCTTTCTGGAGAGGGACGCGCTCGCGCCGCACGGCCTCAAATTCCCCGATGCGCGCAACCGCCTGCTCGATCTCCTACGGCGGGAGCCTCACGCCGCTTGA
- the acpS gene encoding holo-ACP synthase has protein sequence MIIGLGNDIIDIRRIEKTIERYGERFLTRVFTETERVKSDRRKLRAASYAKRFAAKEACAKALGTGFSRGVFWHDLGVVNLPSGRPTMALTGGAARILDELLPDGHEAQIDLTITDDFPTAQAIVIISAIRRSP, from the coding sequence ATGATCATCGGCCTGGGCAACGACATCATCGATATCAGGCGCATCGAGAAGACCATCGAGCGCTACGGCGAACGTTTTCTCACGCGCGTCTTCACCGAGACCGAACGGGTGAAATCCGACCGGCGCAAGCTTAGAGCCGCCTCCTATGCCAAGCGCTTCGCGGCCAAGGAGGCCTGCGCCAAGGCGCTCGGGACCGGCTTCAGCCGCGGCGTCTTCTGGCATGACCTTGGCGTGGTCAATTTGCCGTCGGGGCGTCCCACCATGGCGCTCACGGGCGGTGCCGCGCGCATCCTGGACGAACTGCTCCCGGACGGCCACGAAGCCCAGATCGATCTGACCATCACCGACGACTTCCCCACGGCCCAGGCGATTGTGATCATCTCCGCAATCCGCCGGTCGCCATAA
- a CDS encoding pyridoxine 5'-phosphate synthase: MQKVTRVPKIRLGINIDHVATLRNARGGTLPDPIRAAQLAADAGADNITAHLREDRRHIRDDDIARLLAEVDCPLNMEMAATDEMTGIALEAKPPWTCLVPERREERTTEGGLDVVAQHNALAPVVAALAEAGIEVSLFIGAERPQIEAAARLAVPAIEIHTGGWCDAIADGREDDAEKEWQAIVDGAAYAHGLGLEVHAGHGLNYATAEKISTIPEIVELNIGHFLVGESVFVGLGESVRRIRAAMDRGREALRLGEGGRIAS, translated from the coding sequence GTGCAGAAGGTGACACGCGTCCCGAAGATCCGGCTGGGGATCAATATCGACCATGTGGCGACGTTGCGAAACGCGCGCGGCGGCACGCTGCCGGACCCAATTCGGGCGGCGCAACTTGCCGCGGATGCGGGTGCCGACAACATCACCGCTCATCTGCGTGAAGACCGCCGGCACATCCGCGACGACGATATTGCCCGGTTGCTCGCCGAGGTCGACTGCCCGCTCAACATGGAGATGGCCGCGACCGACGAGATGACCGGCATCGCGCTCGAGGCGAAACCGCCCTGGACCTGTCTGGTGCCCGAGCGGCGCGAGGAGCGGACGACCGAAGGCGGTCTCGACGTGGTCGCGCAGCACAATGCGCTGGCGCCCGTTGTTGCGGCGTTGGCAGAGGCGGGCATCGAGGTATCGCTCTTCATCGGGGCGGAGCGCCCCCAGATCGAGGCGGCCGCGCGGCTGGCCGTGCCCGCGATCGAGATCCACACCGGAGGCTGGTGTGACGCGATTGCCGACGGCCGCGAGGACGATGCCGAGAAGGAATGGCAGGCCATTGTCGACGGGGCCGCATACGCACATGGCCTGGGCCTCGAAGTTCATGCCGGCCACGGGCTCAACTATGCGACCGCCGAGAAGATCTCGACGATTCCCGAAATCGTCGAGCTCAATATCGGCCACTTCCTGGTCGGCGAATCGGTCTTTGTCGGCCTCGGCGAATCCGTCCGGCGGATACGCGCGGCGATGGACCGGGGACGGGAAGCGCTGCGTCTCGGTGAGGGGGGCCGCATTGCATCATGA
- a CDS encoding RelA/SpoT family protein: MTRQYELVERILSYQPSANEALLNRAYVYAMKAHGNQKRASGAPYFSHPLEVAAILADMRLDDATIATALLHDTIEDTEATRSEIDALFGAEIGTLVDGLTKIKKLDLVTKKAEQAENFRKLLLAISSDIRVLLVKLADRLHNMRTLEHMKPAKRRTIAEETMDIYAPLAGRMGMQWLREELEDLSFRWLNPEAYATVSERLRVLRQDNQGLIDEIHGALTSKLKAARVKAIVAGREKKPYAIWSKMERKQISLEQLSDIYAFRIVVPKMPDCYRALAVVHTSWHTVPGRFKDYISNPKQNDYQSIHTTIVGPKHQRVELQIRTEEMHSIAEYGVAAHALYKEGGSGKRVPAQDSSAYRWLTHLVGILLEGDNPEEFLEHTKLELFHDQVFCFTPKGRLIALPRGANCIDFAYAVHTQVGNTAVGAKINGRPMPLATTLRNGDEVEIVCSDAQSPPVAWERLAVTGKARSAIRRASRDAVRLQYDKLGREILDRAFRRHGQSFSEDAIAKALPRLSQKTAEDVVTAVGRGELTSTDVFRAAFPEEIAGPMPKRRRQVKRSDEGWFGLGKVMGLKFRWPGSGSKGRVEGPAGPEGIPIRGLKSGLPVHFAEGGAIPGDRIVGILSPGHGITIYPIHAAALKAFDDEPERWIDVTWDIDEDNPQRFPAKIAVTAMNEPGSLAQIATVIGEVDGNIQNIKMTNQVADYTEMLIDLDVWDLQHLNEILTGLRARDVVSSATRSED; the protein is encoded by the coding sequence ATGACCCGCCAATACGAACTCGTCGAACGCATCCTGAGCTATCAGCCCTCGGCCAACGAGGCCTTGCTGAATCGCGCCTATGTCTATGCGATGAAGGCGCATGGCAATCAGAAGCGCGCGTCGGGAGCCCCGTATTTCTCGCACCCGCTCGAAGTGGCGGCGATTTTGGCCGACATGCGCCTGGACGATGCGACCATCGCCACGGCGCTGCTCCATGACACGATCGAGGATACCGAGGCGACGCGCAGCGAGATCGATGCGCTGTTCGGTGCGGAAATCGGCACGCTCGTCGACGGGCTAACCAAGATCAAGAAGCTCGACCTCGTCACCAAAAAGGCCGAGCAGGCGGAGAACTTCCGCAAACTTCTCCTCGCCATCTCCAGCGACATCCGGGTCCTCCTCGTTAAGCTCGCCGACCGTCTGCACAACATGCGGACGCTTGAGCACATGAAGCCGGCCAAGCGCCGGACCATCGCCGAAGAGACGATGGATATTTACGCGCCGCTTGCGGGCCGCATGGGCATGCAATGGCTGCGCGAAGAGCTCGAGGATCTGTCGTTCCGTTGGCTCAACCCCGAGGCCTACGCCACCGTGTCGGAGCGGCTGCGGGTCTTGCGCCAGGACAATCAGGGGCTCATCGACGAAATTCACGGCGCGTTGACGTCGAAGCTCAAGGCCGCGCGGGTGAAGGCCATCGTCGCCGGGCGGGAGAAGAAGCCCTACGCCATCTGGAGCAAGATGGAGCGGAAGCAGATCTCCCTTGAACAACTGTCGGATATCTATGCGTTTCGCATCGTCGTTCCGAAGATGCCGGACTGCTACCGGGCGCTCGCCGTGGTTCATACGAGCTGGCATACCGTGCCGGGACGCTTCAAGGATTACATCTCCAATCCCAAGCAGAACGACTATCAGTCCATCCACACGACGATCGTCGGCCCCAAGCATCAGCGTGTGGAGTTGCAGATCCGCACCGAGGAGATGCACTCGATCGCCGAGTATGGCGTCGCCGCCCACGCGCTCTACAAAGAGGGGGGCAGCGGCAAGCGGGTTCCGGCACAAGACTCAAGCGCATACAGATGGTTGACCCATCTGGTTGGGATTTTGCTCGAAGGCGACAATCCGGAAGAGTTCCTGGAGCACACGAAACTCGAGCTCTTCCACGACCAGGTCTTCTGCTTCACGCCCAAGGGGCGGCTGATCGCACTGCCGCGCGGCGCCAATTGCATCGATTTCGCCTACGCGGTCCACACGCAGGTGGGTAACACCGCCGTGGGCGCAAAGATCAACGGACGTCCCATGCCCCTCGCCACGACGCTGCGGAATGGCGACGAGGTCGAAATCGTCTGCTCGGACGCCCAGTCGCCGCCCGTGGCCTGGGAGCGCTTGGCGGTCACCGGCAAGGCGCGCTCGGCCATCCGGCGGGCGTCGCGCGATGCCGTGCGGCTCCAATACGACAAGCTCGGCCGGGAGATCCTCGATCGCGCCTTCCGCCGCCACGGTCAGTCATTCAGCGAGGATGCCATCGCCAAGGCGCTGCCGCGCTTGTCACAAAAGACGGCCGAAGATGTCGTGACCGCCGTGGGCCGTGGCGAGCTGACGTCGACCGATGTGTTTCGCGCGGCTTTTCCGGAGGAAATCGCCGGCCCCATGCCCAAGCGCCGCCGGCAGGTGAAACGCAGCGACGAAGGCTGGTTCGGCCTCGGCAAGGTCATGGGACTGAAATTCCGCTGGCCTGGCTCGGGGAGCAAGGGCCGCGTCGAAGGTCCTGCGGGCCCGGAAGGCATCCCCATTCGCGGTCTGAAGAGCGGACTTCCGGTGCATTTCGCCGAAGGCGGCGCCATACCGGGCGACCGGATCGTCGGGATTCTCTCGCCGGGACACGGGATCACGATTTATCCGATCCACGCGGCCGCGCTGAAGGCGTTCGACGACGAGCCGGAACGGTGGATCGACGTCACCTGGGACATCGACGAGGACAATCCGCAGCGTTTTCCGGCGAAGATTGCGGTGACGGCCATGAACGAGCCAGGCAGTCTCGCCCAGATTGCGACGGTGATCGGCGAGGTCGACGGCAACATCCAGAATATCAAGATGACCAACCAGGTTGCCGACTACACGGAGATGCTGATCGACCTGGACGTGTGGGACCTGCAGCATCTCAACGAGATTTTGACCGGTTTGCGCGCGCGCGACGTTGTCAGCAGCGCCACCCGGTCCGAAGACTAA
- the lepB gene encoding signal peptidase I, with the protein MSVDAEKTASKGGNWETVRVVIHALILALIVRVFLFQPFNIPSGSMIPTLLIGDYLFVSKYSYGYSRYSFPFGLNLFSGRVWAAEPKRGDVVVFKLPRDNETDYIKRVIGLPGDEIQMIHGVLNINGKAVDKVKVDDFVTEAVGGRDRHFTRYMETLPNGVTYPVLDLVNEGAGDNTDVYKVPEGHFFMMGDNRDNSTDSRFLSEVGFVPFENLVGKAQVIFFSIDEDSSFWQVWRWPTDVRWDRIFKTVN; encoded by the coding sequence ATGAGCGTGGACGCGGAAAAGACGGCATCGAAGGGCGGTAACTGGGAGACGGTTCGCGTCGTCATTCACGCACTGATCCTGGCGCTGATCGTGCGCGTGTTCCTGTTTCAGCCGTTCAATATCCCGTCGGGTTCGATGATTCCGACCCTGCTCATCGGCGATTACCTGTTCGTCTCGAAATACAGCTACGGCTACAGCCGCTATTCCTTTCCGTTCGGTCTGAACCTGTTCTCGGGACGCGTCTGGGCGGCGGAGCCCAAGCGCGGCGATGTGGTGGTATTCAAGCTGCCCCGCGACAACGAGACCGACTACATCAAGCGTGTCATCGGCTTGCCCGGCGACGAGATCCAGATGATCCACGGCGTGCTCAACATCAACGGCAAGGCCGTGGACAAGGTGAAGGTCGACGATTTCGTCACGGAAGCCGTGGGCGGGCGCGACCGTCATTTCACCCGCTACATGGAAACCCTCCCCAATGGGGTCACCTATCCGGTGCTGGACCTCGTCAATGAGGGCGCCGGCGACAACACCGACGTCTACAAGGTGCCCGAAGGGCATTTCTTCATGATGGGCGACAATCGCGACAACTCCACGGACAGCCGCTTCTTGTCCGAGGTCGGTTTCGTGCCCTTCGAGAACCTCGTCGGCAAAGCGCAGGTCATCTTCTTCTCCATCGATGAGGACTCCAGCTTCTGGCAGGTCTGGCGGTGGCCGACAGATGTCCGGTGGGACCGCATCTTCAAGACGGTGAACTAG
- a CDS encoding uracil-DNA glycosylase, protein MCERLVAFRHDNAVAHPDWYNGAVPSFGPETARLLIVGLAPGLRGANRTGRPFWGDFAGDLLYPTLLKTGLAQGEHDVLRPEALSLVDCMITNAVRCVPPQNKPTGGEIKCCRQFLDGRKAALPNLRALLAIGRVAHDSILSSYAVKKRDYPFAHGARHKLPGGLLLFDTFHCSRLNTNTGRLTPEMFERVVADAAASVRD, encoded by the coding sequence TTGTGCGAGCGCCTGGTCGCCTTCCGCCACGATAACGCCGTGGCCCATCCCGATTGGTACAACGGCGCGGTCCCGTCCTTCGGCCCGGAGACGGCCCGGTTGCTGATCGTGGGGCTTGCGCCGGGCTTGAGAGGCGCGAACCGCACGGGCCGGCCCTTCTGGGGCGACTTTGCCGGCGACCTTCTCTATCCCACGCTCCTGAAAACGGGCCTCGCCCAGGGCGAGCACGACGTCCTGAGACCGGAAGCGCTCAGCCTCGTCGACTGCATGATCACCAACGCCGTGCGCTGCGTACCACCGCAAAACAAGCCGACCGGCGGCGAGATCAAGTGCTGCCGCCAGTTTCTCGATGGGCGCAAGGCGGCGCTGCCGAACTTGCGCGCGCTGTTGGCCATCGGCCGGGTGGCCCATGACAGCATCTTGTCGAGCTACGCGGTCAAAAAACGGGATTATCCGTTCGCCCACGGGGCCCGGCACAAGCTGCCCGGCGGCCTGCTTCTGTTCGACACGTTCCACTGCTCCCGCCTTAACACCAATACGGGCCGGCTGACTCCGGAGATGTTCGAACGTGTTGTCGCGGATGCGGCGGCGAGTGTGCGTGACTGA
- the rpoZ gene encoding DNA-directed RNA polymerase subunit omega: MARVTVEDCVDKIENRFELVLLASHRARTISAGAQLTVPRDNDKNPVVALREIAEKKFTPDDLKEDFIHSMQKYVEVDEPEAEAVPALTQDARMPVLGQDDQSTDTQIDRMTEEELLRRMATQALGWFQCGPARALTDGQETGENANRNPRRPFTSHATLDLRQPWFS; this comes from the coding sequence ATGGCTCGCGTCACCGTCGAGGACTGCGTCGACAAGATTGAAAACCGTTTCGAGCTCGTACTTCTGGCCAGCCACCGCGCCCGGACGATCTCGGCCGGTGCTCAGCTGACCGTGCCGCGCGACAACGACAAGAACCCTGTCGTTGCCCTGCGTGAGATCGCCGAGAAGAAGTTCACCCCGGACGACCTCAAGGAAGATTTTATCCACTCCATGCAGAAATACGTGGAAGTGGACGAGCCCGAGGCCGAAGCCGTTCCCGCTCTCACGCAGGACGCGCGGATGCCGGTTCTCGGTCAGGACGATCAGTCCACCGACACGCAGATCGACCGGATGACCGAAGAGGAGCTTCTGCGCCGCATGGCGACCCAGGCGCTCGGATGGTTCCAATGCGGGCCCGCGCGCGCGCTAACGGACGGACAAGAGACCGGCGAGAACGCGAACCGCAACCCTCGCCGGCCTTTCACTTCACACGCGACATTAGATTTACGGCAACCCTGGTTCTCCTAG